One region of Oryza sativa Japonica Group chromosome 5, ASM3414082v1 genomic DNA includes:
- the LOC107277235 gene encoding uncharacterized protein has translation MGREAPSPPPARDAGSSSGQKRKAFTMVDQDGGSEDTWLKLSLGPVIYTDATNVDDSPVTTTFPKELPPPPAAVGPPIFMASATTSLIDHGKEAARMATDALFNGDATGSSSLHLQRHHESSSARHPTQRRSTASTTSSTSGSAGDVPAITGDGINGGSDDNNGAAGMVNNDRVLVNNPPYPWATNRVAVHHSLVELSRRGIFTIKGEARCRRCDVRKEFVYDIEAKFRELEDYLRRNCMSMNDRASERWKNPIVPNCDGCGQQNCMRPVIAAEKERINWLFLLLGETLGLCTLDQLKFFCAHTNQHRTGAKDRVLYSTYLELCNQLVPGIIKPFEKKAGHNQLRIR, from the exons ATGGGGAGGgaggcgccctcgccgccgccggcgcgcgacGCCGGCTCCTCGTCGGGGCAGAAAAGGAAGGCGTTCACCATGGTGGACCaggacggcggcagcgaggaCACATGGCTGAAGCTGTCGCTCGGTCCGGTCATCTACACCGACGCAACGAACGTCGACGACTCTCCGGTAACGACGACGTTCCCCAaagagctgccgccgccgccggcggcggtgggtccTCCAATTTTCATGGCCTCGGCGACCACCAGCTTGATCGACCATGGCAAGGAAGCTGCTCGCATGGCGACCGACGCTCTCTTCAACGGCGATGCAACAG GCTCGTCGTCGTTGCATCTCCAACGCCATCACGAATCCTCCTCAGCGCGTCATCCCACCCAACGTCGCAGCACGGCGTCCACCACAAGCTCCACCAGCGGCAGCGCAGGCGACGTACCGGCCATCACCGGCGACGGTATAAACGGCGGTAGCGACGACAACAATGGTGCAGCTGGCATGGTAAACAACGATAGAGTGCTCGTGAATAATCCACCTTATCCGTGGGCTACCAACAGAGTGGCCGTACACCACTCTCTCGTCGAGCTGTCTCGCCGTGGCATCTTCACCATCAAAGGTGAGGCTCGGTGCAGGCGCTGCGACGTACGCAAGGAGTTCGTTTACGATATTGAGGCCAAGTTTCGAGAGTTGGAAGATTATCTCCGCCGAAACTGCATGAGCATGAATGACCGTGCATCAGAGAGGTGGAAGAACCCCATCGTACCCAACTGCGACGGCTGCGGCCAACAGAACTGCATGCGTCCGGTGATCGCCGCTGAGAAGGAGCGCATCAACTGGTTGTTCCTGCTGCTTGGAGAGACGTTGGGTTTGTGCACGCTTGATCAACTCAAGTTTTTCTGTGCGCACACCAATCAACATCGCACGGGCGCCAAGGATAGAGTGTTATATTCTACTTATCTAGAATTGTGTAACCAACTTGTCCCGGGGATAATCAAGCCTTTTGAGAAAAAAGCAGGGCATAATCAGTTGAGGATTCGTTAG
- the LOC4339520 gene encoding peptidyl-tRNA hydrolase, mitochondrial-like — MRRLLLTGFPASSALTFRPRIRFFPRANPRSMAAAGPACCAPAAAAAAASSSASASAAAAAGDGGGGAQKPWLLIGLGNPGRMYKGTRHNVGFEMIDAIAEAEGISVSSKQFKSMVGKGLIGDVPVMLAKPQTYMNASGESVAQLVSYFKIPLSQVLVIYDDLDIPFAKLRLLPKGGHGGHNGMRSIINHLKQSRDFPRLRIGIGRPTGKLDAIGFVLRSFTKEEQEELNLTINRSLQAVRIMLLEGFNKGATFVNTPQPSEMLNK, encoded by the exons atgCGTCGTCTGCTGCTCACGGGCTTCCCTGCATCCTCCGCCCTGACCTTCCGCCCACGCATCCGCTTCTTCCCCCGCGCGAACCCTAGAAGCATGGCGGCCGCAGGACCTGCCTGCTGtgccccagccgccgccgccgccgccgcctcctcgtcggcttctgcttctgctgctgctgcggctggcgatggcggcggaggagcccAGAAGCCGTGGCTGCTCATCGGGCTCGGGAACCCCGGCAGGATGTACAAGGGGACTCGTCACAAC GTTGGATTTGAGATGATCGATGCTATTGCAGAAGCTGAGGGTATTTCTGTTAGCAGCAAGCAATTCAAGTCAATGGTTGGTAAAG GCCTTATTGGTGATGTCCCAGTAATGCTTGCCAAGCCACAGACTTACATGAATGCAAGTGGTGAGTCT GTTGCACAGCTGGTTTCATATTTTAAGATACCACTCAGTCAAGTTCTTGTG ATCTATGATGATCTAGACATACCCTTTGCAAAATTGCGCTTACTGCCTAAAGGAGGACATGGCGGGCATAATGG GATGAGAAGCATTATTAACCATTTGAAACAGAGCCGTGATTTCCCACGCCTTAGGATTG GTATTGGGCGCCCCACTGGGAAGTTGGATGCTATCGGCTTTGTTCTAAGGTCATTCACCAAGGAAGAACAAGAAGAG CTTAATTTGACGATCAATAGGAGCTTGCAAGCAGTAAGGATAATGCTACTCGAAGGATTCAACAAGGGTGCAACTTTTGTGAACACTCCACAGCCATCAGAAATGCTAAATAAATGA